The genomic window GTCCGGGTAGTACGAGAGCTGGGTGCGGAGCGCATCTTCGACCTCGGCGTCGCTCAAGGGGTCGGTCTCGCAGCGCAGCGCCGACGCGAGCGGCCCGCGCGCCCGCCGCAGCAGGTCGACGGCGGCGAGCGGCGGCGTCACCTCGTCGACCTGGATCACGTAGTAGTCCTCGACCACGTCGCTCGCCGTCGGCTTCACGACCGCCGGCGCGAGCTTCGGCCGCAGCTCGTCGGCGAGCGCGCGGGCCGCGTCCTCGAGCGGTCCGGCGCCGGTGAGCGTCGCGGTCAGCGGCGGCAGCGCCGCGACGCTGCAGGCGAGCGGCGTCGTGAGGATGATCGTCACGGCGCCCATCTCGTGGACCACGACCGCCGCCTCGGCCGTGACGGGCGCGTCGGCCAGGGGGACCGAGACCGTGCCGAGCGGGGCGCGCAGCGGCGGCGTCGTGTGCCCGACGTAGGAGGGTGCCGCCCGGCGGCGCTCGCGTCCCGGGGTCACGGCCCCGCGCAGCAGGGGGCGCGCGCGCTCGAGGTCGATCTCGTAGCCGATGTCGAACGAGAACAGGCCGATCAACTGGCCGCGGATGGCCGGCATCTCCGTGTCCGGGGAGGGGACCGCGCCGTGCATCGGATGAGCCATTACTCTCCCTCGTGGGCCTCGTGCCATCCCTCGGCTCGGCAGTTGCCGAGACGCCGATCGAATGGCACTTTGGCGCCGGCATTGACGCCAAAACAGACGAATAGCGGAGGAGGACCTATGGTAGCGCGATTGGTGAGTGCAAGCATGGCCGGGATCTTGGCCGTCGCGATTTTGTCGGCTGGCTGCACGAAGGACGCCGACGAGCGCGCGGAGAAGGCCGCGGTGCGCGCCGAGGACGCCGCCCGGCGTGCCGAAGCCGCAGCGGGCCGGGTGGAAGCGGCCGCGCGGCGCGCCGAAGAGGCCGCCGACAAGGCGACGTCGGGGCACGGCTACCGCAAGTAAGCGTCACCCCGCTCGACGTAGTGTAGCTACGAAGGGGCGCCGGCGATCTCGCTGGCGCCCCCTTTTTCGCTTGCGCGGCGCGCTCAGCGACGGCTGCCGGCGCGACGGGCCGGCGCGGCGCGCCGCGAGACCTCGGGCCGCAGCGTCAGCACCGGGATCGGGCTGTGGCGCACGACCTTCTCCGCCACGCTCCCGATGATGAGGTGCGAGAGCCCCGTGCGGCCGGCGGTCGCCAGGACGACCAGGTCCATGCCGCGCGTCGCGGCGAGGATGCGCTGATAGGCGTCCCCGATCTCCACCCGCAGCGTCACCTTGGGCCCACGACCGCGGAGCACGCGCTTCACGGTGGCTTCGAGCTGGCGGCGGGCACCCGTGATGAGCTCCTCGGGCGAGAGGTACGTCGCGAGACCCGCCGGCGGCAGGTCCGTCACCGGGATGAACGGCACGACGGTGTGCTGGACGACGAGCGTGCCCCTGGGCCCCGCGAGATCCGCGGCGACGCGCAGGGAGCGATCGGCGTGCTTCGAGAAGTCGTGGGGAACCAGGATGCGGCGAAACGCGATCATGCGACCCTCCTCGTCAGCGATTCTCTCCCGCGACGAGGCTCGCGACAAGCGCGACGAGCGCCTCCAGGCGCCGCTCGGCGCGCCCGCACGAGGGATCGCCCGGCGCGGCGTCGGCGAGCGCCGTCGCCGCCTGCTCGACGCCGCCGGGTCGCCGGCGCAGGCGCTGGATCACGCCGGGGCGCAGATCGAGCCAGGGGTCGTGGATCATGTCCTCCACCGCGAGCAGCCGGGGGCTGAACGTTCCCCAGCCGACCAGGACGTCGCCCGGCCGCAGGAAATCGGCCCAGCGCGCGCGCGCGACGTCGAGCGGGTCGCCGCCCTCCACGAGCGCGCGCAGGGGGATGGCCGCGCGCTCGGCGAAGCGGGGATGCACCGCGCGCCGGGGTCGCACGACGGCGCGAAAGGATTCCCCGGTGGCGATGCGACGGGCGGCCAGGAGGACCAGCTCGTGACCGAGCCCGACGCCGGCGGGGTTCCCTTCGACCTGCACCGCGACGCCGCGCGACAAGCTGTCGCGCAGCCGCTCCGCGCGCGCGCCGCGGCGGGCGCGCAGATGACGATAGGGCACGCGATGCGTGCCGGCGAAATCGATCTGCGTCTCGACGAGCGAGTGGAATGCGCCCAGCATCGGCGCGAAGCGCCCGGCGTCGCCCTCGAGCTCGGTCAATGCCGCGGCGACGGCCTCGACCGTCGACAGGCAATGCGGCGCCGGCTCGCGCCGGATGCGATAGGCGCTCGGCGCGGACGGCGCGAGGCGAAGACGCGGGAGACGGGCCAGCGCAGGTGTCCGCGCGAGCATCTTGCGCGCGGTCGTCCAGGTGCCGTCGATCACGACCAGCGTGCGCGGCTTCCACGCCGGCGCGGGGCAATCGCCGTCGGGGTAGAGGAGGGCGGCGGTGGGATCGCCGGCCAGGTCGTGGACGCGCTGGTGCACGTCCGGATGGGCCCCCACGTGCAGCTCCGAGTTCGCGAGCGCCAGGTGGGCGAGGCGCGCCGTGCCCATGGCGGCGGCGCGCTCCCTCGGGTGCTGGAGGAAGACGACGCGCGTCTCGGTCGCGACCGGCACGAGATCGCGGCAGTAGCACAGTCGCGCGGGCCGCCAGCAGCGCAGGCAGCGCGGGCGAGGCTCGTGTGCAGCCGGGATCATGGCTCCGGGCGCACGATCCGATACGTCACCGATCCGGTCGCGACGGCACGGCCGGTCCGCCGTCCCGTCAGGGTGACCGTGTTCAAGAACACGCCCGCCGCACGCCAGGTGGTGCGCGCTTCGACCACGACGTCCTCGTCGTCCGGCGTGCGATCGAAGCACAGGTGCATGCCGATGGTGGCGGCGCGGCCGCGCGGATCCCAGCCGTGGACCGACCATGCCGCCGCGCCGCCCGCCGAATCGACGAGCGCGGCGAGCGCCCCCTCGTGCAGGCGGCCGGTCGCGTCGCACAGCTCGGGACGGATCGGCAGGACGAAGACCGTGTGCCCGGGCGCGACCGTCGCGATGAAGACGCCGAGGCGGGCCGTGAACGCCGAGCCGCTCTGGCGCGGCAGCAGCTGCGTCTCGGGACCGATCGGGCAGGCCGGCGCGCTCGGCGGCGGCTCGCTCTCGGCCGGCGCGCCGAGGCGCACGACGCCCACGCCGCGCGCGATCGGCGTCCCGCCATCGCTCGTGACGTGGGTCTCGACGAACACGATCTCGCGCCCGCGCCGCGTGACGTGGCTTTCCGCCACGACCCCTTCGTCGACCGCCGGCGCGAGGTAGTGCACGGCGAGGTCGATCGTCGATCCGGCGGGCGCGGTGCCGCCCGGCGCGCTCTGCGCCGCCAGCATCCCGGCGACGTCCAGGAGCGACGCCGTGACGCCCCCGTGGAGCGATCCGTTCCGATTGGCGGTGTCGTGCGAGCGGGGCAAACGGACGCACGCGTAGTCGTCGCCCACGCGCGCGACCTCCATGCCGACGAAGCGCGCGTACGGGCACGGCGGGAACGCGTCCCGATCTGCCATCGCGTGGAGCGTTGGCGAACCCACGGGGCGCTGTCAATCGCGACGCGGGTTGAACCGCGCGGCGCGACACGTAAGGGAGAGCGGGTGCACGCCGTCGTTCCGCCGCTCCCGCGCGAGGTCGAAGCGGACCCCCGCGCCGCGGCGATCCGCGCACGGCTCGGCGCGTCGGCGCGACCGCTGTGGTCGGGTGCCGCCCTCGCCGTGCCCGACGTTCCCCTGGAGGCCGCGCTCGCGCGCGCCCTCGCCTGTGCCCACGCGCACGGCGATCTCGTGCTCGGGCTCGAAGGCAGCGCCGATGCGCTCGCGGCCGAGGCGCGGGGCCTCGACGTGCTCGCGACCCGCGCGGACGCACGGCGCGCCGAGCGTGTCTCGCGGCTGCTGCTCGTGGCCGACGACGGTGCCGAGCGCTTCTATCGCCAGGTAGAGCGCGTGACCGCGCGCCACGCGCCGCGCCTGCTCACCTGCCGCGTGT from Candidatus Eisenbacteria bacterium includes these protein-coding regions:
- a CDS encoding universal stress protein — encoded protein: MIAFRRILVPHDFSKHADRSLRVAADLAGPRGTLVVQHTVVPFIPVTDLPPAGLATYLSPEELITGARRQLEATVKRVLRGRGPKVTLRVEIGDAYQRILAATRGMDLVVLATAGRTGLSHLIIGSVAEKVVRHSPIPVLTLRPEVSRRAAPARRAGSRR
- a CDS encoding tRNA-uridine aminocarboxypropyltransferase, whose translation is MIPAAHEPRPRCLRCWRPARLCYCRDLVPVATETRVVFLQHPRERAAAMGTARLAHLALANSELHVGAHPDVHQRVHDLAGDPTAALLYPDGDCPAPAWKPRTLVVIDGTWTTARKMLARTPALARLPRLRLAPSAPSAYRIRREPAPHCLSTVEAVAAALTELEGDAGRFAPMLGAFHSLVETQIDFAGTHRVPYRHLRARRGARAERLRDSLSRGVAVQVEGNPAGVGLGHELVLLAARRIATGESFRAVVRPRRAVHPRFAERAAIPLRALVEGGDPLDVARARWADFLRPGDVLVGWGTFSPRLLAVEDMIHDPWLDLRPGVIQRLRRRPGGVEQAATALADAAPGDPSCGRAERRLEALVALVASLVAGENR
- a CDS encoding PaaI family thioesterase translates to MADRDAFPPCPYARFVGMEVARVGDDYACVRLPRSHDTANRNGSLHGGVTASLLDVAGMLAAQSAPGGTAPAGSTIDLAVHYLAPAVDEGVVAESHVTRRGREIVFVETHVTSDGGTPIARGVGVVRLGAPAESEPPPSAPACPIGPETQLLPRQSGSAFTARLGVFIATVAPGHTVFVLPIRPELCDATGRLHEGALAALVDSAGGAAAWSVHGWDPRGRAATIGMHLCFDRTPDDEDVVVEARTTWRAAGVFLNTVTLTGRRTGRAVATGSVTYRIVRPEP